The Silvanigrella paludirubra genome contains a region encoding:
- a CDS encoding glutaredoxin, whose amino-acid sequence MNRVKIYTTKVCPYCNAAKNLFKKLNVDFEEINLDDDPDLRAKLSMENNGWRTVPMIFINDKFIGGFDDTNKLYKEGTLLKLLGLSE is encoded by the coding sequence TTGAATAGAGTCAAAATTTACACCACAAAAGTTTGTCCTTATTGTAATGCAGCGAAAAATCTATTTAAAAAACTAAATGTAGATTTTGAAGAAATCAACTTAGATGATGATCCCGATCTCCGTGCAAAATTATCTATGGAGAATAATGGATGGCGTACTGTTCCTATGATATTTATTAATGATAAATTTATAGGCGGTTTTGATGACACCAATAAACTTTATAAAGAAGGAACTCTTTTAAAGTTACTTGGGCTTAGCGAATAA